Below is a window of Syngnathus acus chromosome 8, fSynAcu1.2, whole genome shotgun sequence DNA.
CGTTTTCCGAGTGAATGCCACTGCGGGCCCCTGAAGAGCCGAACACCAAGTTGTGGGCGCCTCCGCCACCGGGCCTGGAACCGGGCAGACCCGAGTAGTGCATAGAGTAGTGGTACGCCTTGTCGTGGTCGGGCGACGCTGCGCCTTGGTGTTTGAGGGCAAAGTTCCCGTTGACGCAGAGCGGCGGGCTGAGGGGCCCCTCGTACTCGGGGCTGTTGTACTCCGGGGAACcacccccgccgccgccgccataaGTCGAGTCGTATGCGGGGCAGTAGCCGTGCGAACCCAGCGGGTGCGAGTTCGAACCCTGGCGGCAATGCGGGCTGGACAACCTAGCGCACTGGTACGGGTACGAGTGCATGGAGAAGGAGCCCGAGCCGTAGCGCCCCCCCTCGGGACACTGCTGCTCCGTCAGGAAGTTTCGCGAGTTGAGCTGCAAGCAGCCGGCCACCAGGTTGGTGGTGGGCTGCGAAAGACCCTTGCACAGGGTTTGCACGTAGGCCACCAGGTCCGGCCGCTTGCCCGAGCGCAGGATCTCCGAAAGGGCCCAGATGTAGTTCTTGGCGAGGCGCAGAGTCTCGATTTTGGAGAGTTTCTGCGTCTTGGAGTAGCAGGGCACCACTTTGCGCAGGTTGTCCAGCGCTGAGTTGAGGTCGTGCATGCGCGTGCGCTCGCGGGCATTGGCCTTGACGCGGCGCATCTTGGAGCGCTCGATGCGGGccggcgtcattttgcgcttcTTGGGGCCCCGCTTCTTGGGCCGCTCGCCCTCCGTGTCGTCGCCGTCGCACTCGTCGTCCTCGGCGCCGTCGTCATcctcgtcatcgtcgtcatcctcGCCGGCGTGCTCCGATTGGGTCCGGCTGCTGCCCCGTAGATCGGAGGAGGCGTCCATATTGTCCCGCGTGTCGCCGTCGTCGTCCTTGATCTTGTCGTCGTCGCTGTCGTCAGCCCACCCGGAATATTTCTGCACGTCGGGGAGCAGCGAGGGGTCGTTGAAAAGCCTCGTCAACATTTTGCTGCagggggagaagaaaaaagtacAACTCTGAATTCTAACGTCACCTTGAAGAGGTGAATCAATCGAATGGGCTGCAAGTGACGATTAATTAGATTTACTGTCGATTAATTGCAGATTAATCGTTTCATTTCTAATCAAATTCAGACAGTTTTGTAAACTCTTGTTGTCAAATATGGCAAATTCAATTTTCACAGCAAgacttaaaatattttgttgagtTGCCCAACTTAAATATTTATCTGTATGTTGCTTTGAAATTTGAATACACCATTCAAGTAACACCAATCAAAAACATTGGAATTATATGTTCAGTCAAAGAGTGTTGCAAATATAATT
It encodes the following:
- the neurod2 gene encoding neurogenic differentiation factor 2 isoform X1 — protein: MSSNIIHVDGKMLTRLFNDPSLLPDVQKYSGWADDSDDDKIKDDDGDTRDNMDASSDLRGSSRTQSEHAGEDDDDDEDDDGAEDDECDGDDTEGERPKKRGPKKRKMTPARIERSKMRRVKANARERTRMHDLNSALDNLRKVVPCYSKTQKLSKIETLRLAKNYIWALSEILRSGKRPDLVAYVQTLCKGLSQPTTNLVAGCLQLNSRNFLTEQQCPEGGRYGSGSFSMHSYPYQCARLSSPHCRQGSNSHPLGSHGYCPAYDSTYGGGGGGGSPEYNSPEYEGPLSPPLCVNGNFALKHQGAASPDHDKAYHYSMHYSGLPGSRPGGGGAHNLVFGSSGARSGIHSENVLPYHDMHLHHERAPAYDELNAFFHN
- the neurod2 gene encoding neurogenic differentiation factor 2 isoform X2; the encoded protein is MLTRLFNDPSLLPDVQKYSGWADDSDDDKIKDDDGDTRDNMDASSDLRGSSRTQSEHAGEDDDDDEDDDGAEDDECDGDDTEGERPKKRGPKKRKMTPARIERSKMRRVKANARERTRMHDLNSALDNLRKVVPCYSKTQKLSKIETLRLAKNYIWALSEILRSGKRPDLVAYVQTLCKGLSQPTTNLVAGCLQLNSRNFLTEQQCPEGGRYGSGSFSMHSYPYQCARLSSPHCRQGSNSHPLGSHGYCPAYDSTYGGGGGGGSPEYNSPEYEGPLSPPLCVNGNFALKHQGAASPDHDKAYHYSMHYSGLPGSRPGGGGAHNLVFGSSGARSGIHSENVLPYHDMHLHHERAPAYDELNAFFHN